A stretch of the Aspergillus puulaauensis MK2 DNA, chromosome 6, nearly complete sequence genome encodes the following:
- a CDS encoding uncharacterized protein (antiSMASH:Cluster_6.5): protein MGYLDKIGVDPNGNRICISDAENKYDRFPEDTKLRLRDLMMGIGTTQHGKTSGDLRSILVQNTVDEDIQKGREEVYTIMEESDKSKTITIRADSSKKENLLLAMGASHAGVQGSQG, encoded by the exons ATGGGTTACCTTGATAAAATCGGTGTTGATCCCAATGGCAACAGAATATGCATATCTGATGCCGAGAACAAATATGACCGGTTTCCAGAAGACACAAAGCTACGCCTACGTGATCTTATGATGGGCATAGGGACAACGCAACATGGCAAAACCTCCGGCGATCTGCGGAGTATCCTTGTTCAAAATActgtggatgaggatatACAGAAAGGTCGGGAGGAGGTATACACCATCATGGAGGAGTCCGACAAATCTAAAACAATAACCATCAGAGCTGATAGTTCTAAGAAGGAAAA TTTGCTTTTGGCCATGGGTGCGTCACATGCTGGAGTACAAGGGTCTCAAGGGTAA
- a CDS encoding uncharacterized protein (COG:S;~EggNog:ENOG410PM6X;~InterPro:IPR004104,IPR000683,IPR036291;~PFAM:PF02894,PF01408;~go_function: GO:0016491 - oxidoreductase activity [Evidence IEA]), whose translation MATIKVGIVGYGNAAKSFHLPFLQAIPDYEVVAIFQRAEAPTDPASAKKGSHCTVDFPRIKHYRTAEDFFADEEVAFVVVATHADTHAHFGELALKAGKHVIVDKPFANSSSEADKVIAIANQKGLIVTCFQNRSYDGDFQTVKELVKKKAFGEITEAEIHYDFDRPVWLRYMSDKDYTPGAGMTFGLGTHSIHQAYLLFGCPASITAFYRVYRDIKSEVEDSFTIVLQYDGAQKNLLVTVKTTVVSPMAQQLKFWIRGKKGSYIKHQQRSTCPQEEQIAEGLKPLNTEFGSEPDSLRGILTTYEEFDSDIQSYDKDSQRYVGRYPTIRGRWMGVYEDVANAINGKAELAVKASDSRDVLRIIELARESHERGVTVAWK comes from the exons ATGGCCACCATCAAAGTCGGAATCGTGGGCTACGGCAACGCCGCCAAAAGCTTCCATCTCCCGTTCCTCCAAGCCATCCCGGACTACGAAGTCGTGGCTATATTTCAGCGGGCTGAGGCCCCTACAGACCCCGCCTCCGCGAAGAAGGGCTCACACTGTACTGTTGATTTCCCAAGAATAAAACACTACAGAACAGCAGAGGATTTCTTCGCGGACGAGGAGGTAGCGTTTGTCGTCGTTGCAACACATGCCGATACCCATGCTCATTTTGGGGAGCTGGCGTTGAAAGCGGGAAAACATG TGATTGTCGACAAACCGTTCGcaaactcctcctccgaagCCGATAAagtcattgccattgcgaACCAGAAAGGACTGATCGTAACCTGTTTCCAGAACAGAAGCTAT GATGGCGACTTCCAGACAGTCAAGGAActggtcaagaagaaggcgttTGGCGAGATCACTGAGGCGGAGATCCACTACGACTTTGACAGGCCTGTATGGCTGCGCTACATGTCCGACAAGGACTACACCCCTGGAGCTGGGATGACTTTTGGTCTAG GAACTCACAGCATCCATCAAGCATATCTACTCTTCGGATGCCCTGCATCAATAACAGCTTTCTACCGCGTCTATCGCGACATCAAAAGCGAGGTCGAGGACTCGTTCACCATCGTCCTCCAATACGACGGCGCACAGAAGAACCTGCTCGTCACAGTAAAGACAACAGTAGTCTCGCCGATGGCGCAGCAACTCAAGTTCTGGATCCGGGGTAAGAAGGGATCGTACATCAAGCATCAACAACGGAGTACATGTCCACAGGAGGAGCAAATCGCAGAGGGTCTCAAGCCTCTCAATACAGAATTCGGGTCTGAGCCTGATAGTCTTCGCGGCATTCTAACTACGTATGAGGAGTTTGATAGCGATATCCAGAGCTACGATAAAGACTCCCAGAGATACGTTGGGCGATATCCGACAATTAGAGGACGGTGGATGGGTGTTTATGAGGATGTTGCCAACGCCATTAACGGGAAAGCGGAGCTGGCCGTCAAGGCCAGTGATTCAAGGGATGTGCTTAGGATTATTGAGCTGGCGAGGGAGTCTCATGAGCGGGGTGTGACTGTGGCATGGAAATAG
- a CDS encoding uncharacterized protein (COG:E;~EggNog:ENOG410PJ7Z;~InterPro:IPR005829,IPR005828,IPR003663,IPR036259, IPR020846;~PFAM:PF00083,PF07690;~TransMembrane:12 (i44-63o83-103i115-134o140-163i175-194o209-226i295-318o333-352i364-384o396-420i432-453o459-480i);~go_component: GO:0016020 - membrane [Evidence IEA];~go_component: GO:0016021 - integral component of membrane [Evidence IEA];~go_function: GO:0022857 - transmembrane transporter activity [Evidence IEA];~go_process: GO:0055085 - transmembrane transport [Evidence IEA]), translating into MTIPMTPNLQQNGEPDVVSPVGNVSNVLPQDGKAWWKKPHLLKLNFYIFSFILFSSSNGYDGALMNGLQALPLWQDFMGHPTGAWLGFMNACTSLGGVIMAWPSAWVSQKWGRKSGIYLGYVFLVVSVILQTVAPNPAAFIAGRILIGFAGQLYGNSTPLLIAETAYPSHRAIATALYMCGWYIGSLIAAWVTFATRHYSTDWSWKTPVLLQIAIPVFSLPGAILAPESPRWHVAEDRLDKATDTLVKHHGGGIRDDVINFEIQEIVSTLQSEKEVAATTSWNSLIQTKGNRHRMFITVSLGFLAQWNGVNVVSYYFVMMLEAAGIRSLDHQTLLNGCMQIWNLVFAVGAAFSVDRLGRRKLFLISNGGMVISYICITALSGVYARSDAAPVGTAVIPFIFIFYAFYDIAYTPLLVAYPAEIWPYTFRSRGIAATQLCTQASVVLNVFINPIALDAIAWRYYIVFDAVLCVAILTVWFFYPETKGHTLEEMAVVFDGPDAAVYGTGKGAVGDQLDKGDLGVDVVHDEGLDDHATTPDVAKDSSTRG; encoded by the exons ATGACAATACCAATGACTCCAAACCTACAACAGAATGGCGAGCCGGACGTGGTATCACCCGTTGGCAATGTATCCAATGTCCTGCCGCAAGATGGCAAGGCATGGTGGAAGAAGCCCCATCTGCTGAAGTTGAACTTCtacatcttcagcttcattctcttttcctcctcgaatGGCTACGACGGAGCATTGATGAACGGTCTCCAGGCTCTACCACTCTGGCAGGATTTCATGGGGCACCCAACTGGAGCCTGGCTGGGATTCATGAACGCCTGTACGTCGTTAGGTGGTGTTATCATGGCCTGGCCTTCTGCATGGGTGTCTCAGAAATGGGGTAGGAAATCCGGCATCTATCTAGGATATGTCTTCCTGGTTGTCAGCGTGATCTTGCAGACGGTGGCGCCGAACCCCGCTGCCTTCATTGCTGGAAGAATACTGATCGGTTTCGCTGGTCAGCTTTATGGCAACTCTACTCCGCTCTTGATCGCTGAAACTGCGTATCCCTCCCACCGAGCAATTGCCACGGCCTTGTACATGTGCGGGTGGTATATCGGAAGCTTGATTGCGGCGTGGGTCACCTTCG CAACACGACACTACAGCACAGACTGGAGTTGGAAAACCCCCGTCCTGCTGCAAATCGCAATCCCCGTGTTCTCGTTACCAGGTGCAATACTAGCCCCCGAGAGCCCGCGCTGGCACGTCGCCGAAGATCGACTCGATAAAGCCACCGACACCCTGGTCAAGCATCATGGAGGGGGTATCCGAGACGACGTTATCAACTTCGAAATCCAAGAGATCGTGTCCACGCTCcagagcgagaaggaagtGGCGGCAACAACCTCGTGGAACAGCCTCATCCAGACAAAGGGAAACCGCCACCGCATGTTCATCACTGTCTCGCTCGGGTTCCTCGCCCAGTGGAACGGCGTGAACGTCGTATCTTACTATTTCGTTATGATGCTCGAGGCGGCGGGGATTCGGTCTTTGGATCACCAGACTCTCCTCAATGGGTGTATGCAG ATCTGGAACCTAGTTTTCGCCGTCGGCGCTGCATTCTCTGTTGATCGTCTGGGCCGCcgcaagctcttcctcataTCCAACGGGGGGATGGTCATCAGCTACATCTGCATTACCGCGCTCTCAGGAGTCTATGCGAGAAGCGACGCTGCGCCAGTCGGAACGGCCGTCATCCCGtttatcttcatcttctACGCTTTCTACGACATTGCCTA CacccccctcctcgtcgcctACCCCGCCGAAATCTGGCCATACACATTCCGATCCAGGGGAATAGCCGCGACACAACTATGTACCCAAGCATCCGTGGTACTAAATGTTTTCATCAACCCGATTGCGCTGGATGCTATCGC CTGGAGATATTACATCGTGTTTGATGCTGTCCTTTGCGTGGCTATCCTGACGGTCTGGTTCTTCTATCCTGAAACAAAGGGCCACACGTTGGAAGAAATGGCGGTTGTTTTTGATGGGCCGGATGCGGCGGTTTATGGGACCGGTAAGGGGGCTGTTGGGGATCAGCTGGATAAAGGGGATCTAGGAGTGGACGTTGTGCATGATGAGGGCCTGGATGATCATGCTACTACTCCAGATGTCGCCAAAGATTCGTCTACTCGGGGCTAA
- a CDS encoding uncharacterized protein (COG:S;~EggNog:ENOG410PP3X;~InterPro:IPR005624,IPR010371,IPR038084;~PFAM:PF03928), protein MSSQPGLRRRDWTAGHGLRKVLDATTNASEPKPIAHPPTDPAAIKETCDSFTFASFTEEDAWELGHLLYARLLPFTPKESCLISITLAGTGQVVFQAVCGPNTMKDNENWVARKRNVVLRWSGSTWYWNRVFDGGDEDKFRQLFSMSMEESTRYAIHGGGVPIRVEGVAGIVAVVCVSGLKQEEDHGVIVEVINDNWC, encoded by the exons ATGAGTTCTCAGCCTGGACTTCGTCGGCGAGACTGGACAGCAGGCCATGGACTGCGAAAGGTTCTTGATGCCACAACGAACGCGTCCGAGCCAAAGCCAATTGCTCATCCCCCAACCGAT CCAGCAGCCATAAAAGAAACCTGCGACTCCTTCACATTCGCCTCGTTTACGGAAGAAGATGCCTGGGAACTCGGCCACCTCCTCTACGCGCGCCTCCTCCCATTTACACCAAAGGAGTCTTGCTTGATTTCAATAACGCTCGCCGGCACCGGCCAAGTCGTCTTCCAAGCCGTCTGCGGCCCGAATACAATGAAGGACAACGAGAACTGGGTAGCTCGGAAGCGCAATGTGGTGCTGCGGTGGTCGGGAAGTACGTGGTACTGGAACCGGGTATTTGACGGTGGAGATGAGGATAAGTTTCGCCAGCTTTTTAGTATGAGTATGGAGGAATCGACCCGGTATGCTATTCATGGTGGGGGCGTGCCGATTCGCGTGGAGGGCGTTGCTGGGATTGTTGCGGTCGTTTGTGTTTCTGGGttgaagcaggaggaggatcATGGGGTTATTGTGGAGGTTATTAATGATAACTGGTGTTAG
- a CDS encoding putative S-adenosylmethionine-dependent methyltransferase (COG:S;~EggNog:ENOG410PQFW;~InterPro:IPR029063,IPR013216;~PFAM:PF01209,PF13649,PF13489,PF08241,PF08242, PF13847;~SMCOG1089:methyltransferase;~antiSMASH:Cluster_6.5;~go_function: GO:0008168 - methyltransferase activity [Evidence IEA]), translated as MTEKTFREYTTDQGKEYAQSRLDYHPKLYDTVINHHKSTGGQLNALLDVGCGPGNVAAALSKHFTQTTGLDPSEGMIKTARAISSNNGAIRFEVSTAEDLGSSSSGLSPPIADASIDLLTAATAAHWFDMPSFWRAAARVVKPGGSVAIWGSGNLRVDAGTPNGEAIQARIDAFEEELSPYFLPGNWLTRGLYRDLGLPWSVEPAVEGFEEGAFWRKDYENTEEFLAVGAPKVDLVAFERMLGTMSPVTRWREDHPGAEGTEEDIVRRFRRDIERLLRESGVEDGQERLKGSAQGFLLVVKRK; from the coding sequence ATGACCGAAAAAACCTTCCGCGAATACACCACCGACCAGGGCAAAGAATACGCCCAGAGCCGACTAGACTACCACCCCAAGCTCTACGACACCGtcatcaaccaccacaaaTCCACCGGCGGGCAGCTCAACGCCCTGCTCGACGTCGGCTGCGGCCCTGGCAACGTCGCCGCAGCTCTCAGCAAGCATTTCACGCAAACAACCGGCCTCGATCCATCCGAGGGCATGATCAAGACCGCGCGAGCCATCTCTAGCAACAATGGCGCAATCCGCTTCGAGGTCTCCACAGCCGAAGATCtaggcagcagcagcagcggacTTTCCCCGCCCATTGCCGACGCCTCAATCGACCTGCTCacagccgcaacagccgcGCACTGGTTCGACATGCCCTCCTTCTGGCGCGCCGCAGCCCGAGTCGTAAAGCCCGGCGGGTCTGTCGCGATCTGGGGCAGTGGGAATCTGCGCGTTGACGCTGGCACGCCGAATGGGGAGGCGATCCAGGCGCGCATTGACGCGTTCGAGGAAGAATTGTCGCCGTATTTCCTGCCTGGGAATTGGCTTACGAGGGGACTGTATAGGGATTTGGGGTTGCCGTGGAGTGTGGAGCCTGCGGTGgaggggtttgaggagggGGCGTTTTGGAGGAAGGATTACGAGAATACGGAGGAGTTTTTGGCTGTGGGGGCGCCGAAGGTGGATCTTGTGGCGTTTGAGAGGATGTTGGGGACGATGAGTCCTGTTACGAGGTGGAGGGAGGATCATCCTGGGGCTGaggggacggaggaggatattGTGAGGAGGTTCAGGAGGGATATTGAGCGGCTGTTGAGGGAGAGTGGGGTGGAGGATGGCCAGGAGAGGCTGAAGGGGTCTGCGCAGGGGTTTTTGCTTGTTGTGAAGAGGAAATAG
- a CDS encoding uncharacterized protein (COG:S;~EggNog:ENOG410PI62;~InterPro:IPR036864,IPR007219,IPR001138;~PFAM:PF00172,PF04082;~TransMembrane:1 (o553-573i);~antiSMASH:Cluster_6.5;~go_function: GO:0000981 - DNA-binding transcription factor activity, RNA polymerase II-specific [Evidence IEA];~go_function: GO:0003677 - DNA binding [Evidence IEA];~go_function: GO:0008270 - zinc ion binding [Evidence IEA];~go_process: GO:0006351 - transcription, DNA-templated [Evidence IEA];~go_process: GO:0006355 - regulation of transcription, DNA-templated [Evidence IEA]) — MQSPVPGREPGSRRSTACDACFHRKIKCDSTKPRCNWCYHRQVDCTYDRHRSDGTVRKKASAGKRRNLIDRIRHIDQLRAESRLGDDLPPAEKQADTARQSASPSQFLGPIQLLPSPRIIHFAGWKIGNISPDRGSTPTLVPEGIQWIQSRTGTTVPFPTAHYAPWEKAKPSHNLAIGARRTSTRRLELPPRPVLSRYLDAYWSSAIHALFPVIDSSLFSQTIDTAYLASESGAHHSSRACIFALLGLVSGVDYPRAQCTAPTPPNVPRDDYILETQRLLPSIICEGFNLDALQATVILAVLGVMTGELQNATHYASISSRSIIAVGVHTMGDPAQEVGIPSSDSDDIRIRKHLRNLFWICYALDKDISLRTGQSHCLRDEDCNLQLPVDYTKDLFSRMTYFAPLNAVEGPLFPIELHLSLIKSRIFTALYSYQGMQKSDAEIIRLIRELDDEIERWRLSIPSELRPTLSYGKDAHKHPNTMTMYLVLVHLNYYFCINIVHLAGSRCESWRSACSSPGMMDGLKSSLTLSVEASRSLLCFLRDAENSISTGSFWSLLFYPMSAVLTLFCNLLADPNASTAADDAHLLVVAEHTTERVFLRQISEIDQAAHIQAITGFISSVRNIAQQAIKK, encoded by the exons ATGCAATCTCCAGTCCCTGGGCGCGAACCAGGCTCGCGGCGATCGACCGCCTGTGACGCGTGCTTCCACCGCAAG ATTAAATGCGATAGCACTAAACCCCGGTGTAACTGGTGTTATCATCGCCAAGTGGATTGCACGTACGACCGTCATCGTTCTGATGGGACTGTCCGCAAGAAGGC CTCTGCTGGGAAAAGGCGAAACTTGATCGATCGCATTCGTCACATTGACCAGCTCCGCGCGGAGTCTAGATTGGGGG ACGACCTACCACCAGCGGAGAAACAGGCGGATACAGCTCGTCAGTCCGCTAGCCCGAGCCAGTTCCTTGGCCCGATACAGCTGCTACCATCTCCTAGGATTATCCATTTTGCAGGATGGAAGATTGGCAATATAAGCCCCGACCGGGGATCAACACCAACGTTGGTGCCCGAGGGTATCCAATGGATCCAGTCCAGAACAGGAACTACGGTGCCTTTCCCAACCGCCCACTATGCACCATGGGAAAAGGCAAAGCCATCTCACAACCTAGCCATCGGTGCTCGTCGGACCTCAACGAGACGCCTTGAGCTTCCACCGAGACCAGTCCTGAGCCGCTACTTGGATGCCTACTGGTCGTCCGCGATACATGCACTATTCCCCGTGATTGATTCGTCGCTATTTTCCCAGACAATAGACACTGCGTATCTGGCCTCCGAGAGTGGTGCTCACCACAGCTCGAGGGCATGTATATTTGCCCTCCTTGGTCTCGTCTCAGGAGTGGATTATCCTAGAGCCCAATGCACTGCTCCAACGCCCCCAAACGTCCCGAGAGATGATTACATTCTCGAAACCCAACGACTATTACCGTCTATCATATGCGAAGGGTTTAATTTAGATGCCTTACAGGCCACCGTCATTCTG GCCGTGCTAGGTGTCATGACAGGTGAACTGCAGAATGCCACCCACTATGCTTCCATCTCTTCACGTTCTATCATTGCCGTGGGCGTCCATACTATGGGAGACCCCGCCCAAGAGGTCGGCATTCCCAGCAGTGATTCAGATGATATACGAATTAGGAAGCATCTCCGTAACCTCTTCTGGATCTGCTATGCCCTGGACAAAGATATTTCGTTACGTACAGGACAGAGCCACTGCCTGCGGGATGAAGACTGCAACCTCCAGCTGCCAGTTGACTATACTAAAGATCTTTTCTCGCGAATGACCTATTTTGCGCCACTGAACGCTGTCGAGGGTCCATTATTCCCCATCGAACTACACCTGAGTTTGATCAAATCCCGGATATTCACCGCGCTTTATTCGTACCAGGGGATGCAAAAGAGCGATGCCGAAATCATCCGCCTAATCCGAGAATTGGACGATGAAATTGAACGGTGGCGGCTTTCAATACCGTCCGAGCTGAGACCAACGCTTTCCTACGGAAAGGATGCCCATAAGCATCCGAATACAATGACCATGTATCTTGTTCTCGTACACTTGAACTACTACTTTTGCATCAATATAGTTCACTTAGCAGGGAGTCGGTGCGAGTCGTGGCGTTCCGCCTGCTCATCTCCAGGGATGATGGATGGCCTGAAATCCAGCCTAACGCTGTCTGTTGAAGCGAGTCGCTCTTTACTATGTTTCCTGAGGGATGCCGAAAACTCTATAAGCACGGGAAGCTTCTG GtctctcctcttctaccCCATGTCAGCGGTCCTTACACTATTTTGCAATCTACTGGCGGATCCAAACGCTTCTACCGCGGCGGATGATGCACACCTTCTTGTCGTAGCAGAACATACCACGGAACGTGTTTTTCTGCGGCAGATATCCGAAATCGACCAGGCTGCCCATATACAAGCCATAACCGGGTTCATTTCTAGCGTACGGAACATTGCGCAGCAAGCGATCAAGAAATAA
- a CDS encoding Gfo/Idh/MocA family protein (COG:G,Q;~EggNog:ENOG410Q9CW;~InterPro:IPR036291,IPR000683;~PFAM:PF01408;~antiSMASH:Cluster_6.5;~go_function: GO:0016491 - oxidoreductase activity [Evidence IEA]): MTERTKEIRTIRWGILATGWISSMFVGDLLAERADAPVNHIVTALGTSSQNKGVAFVEKVWKDSPSPRPRIYDNYESVYADPNVDVVYIGTPHSLHRPNCLAAIAAGKHVLCEKPFAINELEAQDIVDAAKKKGVYIMEAVWTRFFPLVKSLQDHLQVHRSIGQVQRFFIDFATKMPLADLPADSRLKDPSLGAGALLDIGIYALMYASLVMAPGNLGNDHPTPKVLSMLNVAEGIDDRDVIILDYAADKEAGLERRTAICTTTLNFKGSETFARVEGSEGTITISGISPSCPGKFTIVKTASSPDKKPAEELFEFKTPPGTFGFIYEADAVALDIAAGRTGSDVMPLDETLRMMRLMDGIRKENGLIYTQDSI; encoded by the exons ATGACTGAACGAACAAAGGAAATCCGTACAATCCGATGGGGAATTCTAG CCACCGGCTGGATTTCATCAATGTTCGTCGGTGACCTCCTCGCCGAGCGAGCAGACGCACCAGTAAACCACATCGTCACTGCTCTGGGAACATCCTCGCAGAACAAGGGCGTTGCCTTTGTCGAAAAGGTCTGGAAGGACAGCCCATCACCGCGTCCACGCATCTACGATAACTATGAATCCGTCTACGCGGACCCTAATGTTGACGTGGTCTATATCGGAACACCGCACTCGTTGCATAGACCGAACTGTCTCGCTGCTATAGCCGCGGGCAAGCATGTTCTCTGTGAGAAGCCGTTCGCAATTAACGAGTTGGAAGCGCAGGATATTGTTGATgccgcgaagaagaagggtgtTTATATCATGGAGG CCGTGTGGACGCGTTTCTTCCCGCTGGTGAAATCCCTCCAAGACCACCTCCAGGTGCACAGGTCCATCGGCCAAGTACAGCGGTTTTTCATCGACTTTGCAACTAAGATGCCCCTCGCAGACCTCCCGGCGGACTCCCGTCTCAAGGACCCTTCCCTTGGAGCAGGAGCTCTCCTTGACATTGGCATCTATGCACTAATGTACGCCTCGCTAGTCATGGCGCCTGGAAACCTAGGGAATGACCATCCCACGCCGAAAGTCCTCTCCATGTTGAACGTCGCCGAGGGAATTGACGACAGAGACGTCATTATCCTCGATTATGCCGCCGACAAGGAAGCTGGTCTTGAAAGACGAACGGCAATCTGCACAACAACACTTAACTTCAAGGGCTCGGAGACCTTCGCGCGCGTTGAGGGCTCCGAGGGTACGATCACGATATCCGGGATCAGCCCAAGCTGTCCAGGGAAATTCACTATTGTGAAGACCGCGTCGAGCCCAGACAAGAAGCCAGCAGAGGAGCTCTTCGAGTTCAAAACTCCTCCCGGGACATTTGGGTTCATTTATGAGGCAGATGCTGTCGCGTTGGATATTGCAGCTGGGAGGACGGGTAGTGATGTTATGCCGCTAGATGAGActttgaggatgatgaggcttATGGACGGGATTCGGAAGGAAAATGGCCTTATTTACACCCAGGACTCGATTTGA